A single region of the Sphingobium sp. EP60837 genome encodes:
- the ilvN gene encoding acetolactate synthase small subunit: MHIQEEYSERHVLSLTVTNEAGILARIAGLFTARGYNIDSLTVADITPDHAISRITIVTNGPPKVIDQIIAQLDRLVPVHKVTDLTANGPFVERELALVKVSGTGEDRIEALRLADVFRAKVVDTTIESFIFEITGTTDKIDNFVGLMRQIGLVEVGRTGVVGLIRGKEPN, translated from the coding sequence ATGCACATTCAGGAAGAATATAGCGAACGGCACGTCCTGTCGCTCACGGTCACCAACGAAGCGGGCATCCTCGCACGCATCGCGGGCCTGTTCACCGCGCGCGGCTATAATATCGACAGCCTGACCGTGGCGGACATCACGCCCGATCACGCGATCAGCCGCATCACCATCGTCACCAATGGCCCGCCCAAGGTGATCGACCAGATCATCGCCCAGCTCGACCGCTTGGTGCCGGTGCACAAGGTCACGGACCTCACCGCCAACGGCCCCTTCGTCGAGCGCGAACTGGCGCTGGTGAAGGTGTCGGGCACCGGCGAAGACCGGATCGAGGCGCTGCGCCTCGCCGACGTCTTCCGCGCCAAGGTGGTGGACACGACGATCGAAAGCTTCATCTTTGAGATCACCGGCACGACCGACAAGATCGACAATTTCGTCGGCCTGATGCGCCAGATCGGCTTGGTCGAAGTCGGCCGCACCGGCGTAGTCGGCCTGATCCGCGGCAAGGAGCCGAACTGA
- the ilvC gene encoding ketol-acid reductoisomerase, which translates to MKVYYDRDADIGLIKGKKVAILGYGSQGHAHAQNLRDSGVAEVAIALRPGSASAKKAEGAGFKVLPNAEAAAWADVLMILAPDEHQAAIYADDIHANLKPGAALAFAHGLNVHFGLIEPRKDVDVIMIAPKGPGHTVRSEYQRGGGVPCLIAIAQDATGNAHDIALSYASGVGGGRSGIIETNFREECETDLFGEQAVLCGGATALVQAGFETLVEAGYAPEMAYFECLHELKLIVDLMYEGGIANMRYSISNTAEYGDIKTGPRIITEETKKEMKRVLADIQSGRFVKDFVLDNRAGQPELKASRLAAQRHPIEETGAKLRAMMPWIGANKLVDKEKN; encoded by the coding sequence ATGAAGGTTTACTACGATCGCGACGCCGACATCGGCCTCATCAAGGGCAAGAAGGTCGCCATCCTCGGCTATGGCAGCCAGGGTCACGCCCACGCCCAGAACCTGCGCGACAGCGGCGTTGCCGAAGTCGCCATCGCTCTCCGCCCCGGTTCGGCCTCGGCCAAGAAGGCCGAAGGCGCAGGCTTCAAGGTTCTGCCCAACGCCGAAGCGGCTGCGTGGGCCGACGTCCTCATGATCCTCGCCCCCGACGAGCATCAGGCCGCCATCTATGCCGACGACATCCATGCCAATCTGAAGCCCGGCGCGGCGCTCGCCTTCGCCCACGGCCTCAACGTCCATTTCGGCCTGATCGAACCCCGCAAGGACGTGGACGTCATCATGATCGCGCCCAAGGGTCCCGGCCACACCGTCCGCAGCGAATATCAGCGTGGCGGCGGCGTGCCCTGCCTGATCGCCATCGCGCAGGATGCGACCGGCAACGCCCATGACATCGCCCTGTCCTACGCTTCGGGCGTCGGCGGCGGCCGCTCGGGCATCATCGAAACCAACTTCCGTGAAGAATGCGAAACCGACCTGTTCGGCGAGCAGGCCGTGCTTTGCGGCGGCGCGACTGCGCTGGTCCAGGCTGGCTTCGAAACGCTCGTGGAAGCTGGCTACGCGCCGGAAATGGCCTATTTCGAATGCCTCCACGAACTGAAGCTGATCGTCGACCTGATGTATGAAGGCGGCATCGCCAACATGCGCTACTCGATCTCGAACACCGCCGAATATGGCGACATCAAGACCGGCCCGCGCATCATCACCGAAGAAACGAAGAAGGAAATGAAGCGCGTCCTGGCCGACATCCAGTCGGGCCGCTTCGTGAAGGACTTCGTGCTCGACAACCGCGCTGGCCAGCCCGAACTGAAGGCCAGCCGCCTGGCCGCCCAGCGTCACCCGATCGAGGAAACCGGCGCAAAGCTGCGCGCCATGATGCCCTGGATCGGCGCGAACAAGTTGGTGGACAAGGAAAAGAACTAA